TCACCAATCTGAATACGAAATTAACCCTGGTCTAGTTTTTCATTGTTATTTCTTTACGATTTGGAAAATGCCCTTACCAGGGCAGTTCTTTTTGCTTTCCCTACATTTTGTATGAGCACTTTAAAGCTCCCTGGTGTCAAGGATATGATCGACAAATTGTGTCACGTATGTGTCTGGAAAATCTGAGCTTTCTAATAGACCCAATTCTCTTGCTGCGTGGGACATAGTCTGTAAACCTAAATGCAATGGCAGGCTGGGAATCCTGAACCTCTCGGTTCAAAATGATGCCCTCCTTCTGAAGTTCCTTTTCAAGTTAATAACAAGCAAGACATTCCTTGGGTAAATCTGATCTGGACATCCTATTACCTAGAGGGCACTCCTCGCTCTTCAAGGCCAGAAGGTTCTTTCTGGTGGAAGGATGTTTGCAAGTTGAACAGTTACTTCAGACAGATTGTATCTTGTCAAGCTGCTATTGGGGATACAGTTCTCTAATTCTCTTCTGGTCTGACCTGTGGCAGCCCTCTAAAATTtgtacctttttctttttctctgaatGGGCTGTCAACTCTTCACGAGGTGCTTAGCTTCAGGGATCCTCTGGATCCTTTTCACCTTCCTCTCTCTTCCCAGGCTTATGATGAATTCAGAATACCTGAACTTTAGGCTCCTTGTTTCCAGCCTCCTTCCTGCTAGCCAGGACAAGTACTGTTGGTCTTTTCTTGGGTTTCTAAGTTCTCTTCCAGCAATATTTATGCGGAGGCTTTTAATCATGTTCAGCCTAACCCTCATTGTCCTGGATTTGAATTTTATAGATTGGCATCACTCTCTCCCTCCCTATGTGTTTAGTTCTCTTTCCCTCCCCTGTTTATTCTGTTCTCCTTGTATAGCTCTCTTGTGGATCTTTTCTCTTTAATAAAAATTTACTGTCAGGGCCTCCCCTACAGTTTTACCATCAGGAAAAGGATCTGGAAAACGCCTTCACCAGAGAATTCTTAGAATACACGTGAGATGCTTCCCTAAATTTTCTTTGTGACAGTGCTAAATAGATGGCTTGATTGAATTATCCTGTCCTGTACGGCCTAGTTAGTATTTGGTGGCTTTTCTGAAGCACTTTTTGTTTCCGAGATTGGTCGAAGAAGCACTGTTTTTTACTAAACTGATTGCAAAAGCACCAAATATAATAcaaaaaagggtaaaagacGACTTCCCTGGTGTTATGCAGCTTTGTTTCTCTAGAAAACGAAAAATCTTTCCATCttgatgcattgatagaagaAACGTTATGTAGAATTCCAAGAGAGGCAAATACCCCAAGATTTACAACGCTACACACCAAGTGCTAAGCACCACTGGGAGCAGCGAGCTGAGACCCACTGCCGTCTCTTCTGCCAGCAGTCAGGCTGGCCCTGATCGTGTCATGTTGTCAAAGATAGCATTGTTCCCTGCTTCCACATCCACAGCACTGTAAGCATCAGTGACGAGGTGCCCTTCTACGGCATTGGAGGGTGGAACGAATAACCCTCCAAGAAGTCCTCTCCAACAATGGATGGAAAGGCGGTCGATTGGATCCACGAGAGCACCTCCTGCCATAAGGTGCGGGAGAAGGGGCAACCGACAAGGAGATAGTTCATAGTTTCCTCCAACTGGTGTCAGCAGGcctcgagaggcatgctgcaaCCCGTTCCTCATGTTGATCGGTATACAGCTTTGGTATATTTTGTTGGTCTGAGGGAAATTGCTTGAGCATAGTAAGGTTTTTATTGCATCATGAATCTAAACAGAAGTTAATTCATACTTTCTTCATCTCAACTATGCATAGATTGGCTGCTTTTGTTGGTCTTAAGTAGTCTCCTGATTGAAATGGCTCATCAATTTGCTATATTGTTGTATGTTACCAGTTGGAACATGGGGATTTCCCACCCCTTTTAGGCCTTGTCCAGAGACATGGGGTTTGGTGAGGATTGGAAGGGGTTGAGGTGGAAATGAACTACTGCATTCCCGGTCATTCCAGACCATAATATCTCAATCCCTGCCAGGAATTCTACAACTGAATGAAGCCTTGGGATGCGTGGTTCCTTATTATTATGTGTGAATTAAACTATTTCATGTGGATTAATGTGTTTAGAACTCTGAACCCCCATGGGAGTTGAATGTTCTTCAGGACGTCCAATTTTTTATGTATTCATGTGGGAATCTAATCACATTGATTGGGCTTGCGGTTGCTTCAGGTGTTGAGTCTTTCGATGTAGACATCAAGGAACAGAAGGTCACTGTGAAGGGTAATGTGACCCCAGATGCTGTTCTGCAGACTGTTTCGAAGACAGGCAAGAAGACTGCGTTCTGGGATGCTGAACCTGCGAACAAGGAACCAGTGGCATCTGCTGTTTCGTCATAAAAAGTCATTGACCTCTGTTATATGGATCGTGTGAAGTCTGATGTAACAATCTCCCAGTTCAAATGCTTTGCAAGACCATAAATTAGCCGAACCGGATGGTATTTACCATTCATGTACTAATAATTGAACAATAGCAAACTGCTTGTTACGTTTGTACATTACATCTGGTATGCTTGGTTTTCCCTGCAATTTGATTCGATCGATTTGAAAGATGTGATACCAGTAATGGGTTTGTACATCACATCTGGTATGCTCTTTTGTGTTTACAGAATGTACTATTCAGTACGTGTGCAGGTGACTTTCTAGGAGTACGATCCTCCTATCTTTATTCGGTACACTCCACTTCTTTCAAACTCAAACACAACGACGGCTCGATTGCACTATAACCCTTCGATAAGGAATGACGGCCAATTTGAAATTTGTTAAGTAAAGCTTATACGAGCGATGGCTTACAGTTTGGAAAAGCCGTAAATTCTGAAGATGAGTTGAAGTCTTCTCATCGAGGATGGGTGGGATCTTGACGagcggggaagaggaagataCTCAGTTCTTTTGAAGAAATCCTTTGTGGCTATCTACGAGGGAGCGCTTCTCCTCTATTATGCTCCTGGCTGTCTCATGATAGTGGATGTCAACGGTTCCGCCATTGATGAGAGGCTGCTCGCAGGCGTTTCGGTGATCGCAAGGAATCCATTCTCTTCCCTTGCCACCGCGTCGTTGTTGGATCGATGGCTCCCGAGCGGCTCTCCTGCACTTCCTATCGATCCAATAGAAGTGGGTGTGGTTGCGCACTTTGTGAGGTGAGATGGGGGTTGGAGTGCAGGTGGAGACGGGGGACAAATGTGTTGGTGCGAGTTTGACATCCGATGGTTTCGCGGGTTGGAAAGGCCCTGGTGGTGTGGGGCCTGGGGCATTCGGAGGCGACGCAGGTTGTGGGGTGTGATGATCACCGCCTGCCGGGTGGATCGCGGCGGCGACCTGAGGGGTCTTCCCAGGTGGCGTGGTGGGCTGGGGATGCAGAAGTGGTGCTGGCTGGTGCGATACGTGGGATTCGGCGAGCGATGAGCTCGCCCTGGTGGCGGATGCTCTTCAAGAGGAGCTATCTGATCAGGAGGTGGATGCGGCACTCATGGTGGAGGAGAGTTGCAAATCAAGTTAGGTATTGAATGTATTCCGCTGAAATTTTCAGTAGAGGATTTGGTGGTTTGCGGAGTCTAAGCTGGGGCAGTGAGACAGGCGGTGGATGTTCAACGTCGGTGGATTTGGATTCACCATAGGTCGTTCATGGGACGCGGTCAAGTCATGTTTGAGGGCTTGCTGACGGGGCAGGCTCGTCAGTAGGTGATTGCGGAGCATGGGGTGATCGTTTTGAGTGATTGCGAAGCATTGCTATCAAGTCATGAAGTTTTGGGGTTTAGGAGTGAGGCAAAAGAACTCGG
This is a stretch of genomic DNA from Brachypodium distachyon strain Bd21 chromosome 1, Brachypodium_distachyon_v3.0, whole genome shotgun sequence. It encodes these proteins:
- the LOC100823139 gene encoding copper transport protein ATX1, translated to MSQTIELRVGMSCEGCVGAVKRVLSKMEGVESFDVDIKEQKVTVKGNVTPDAVLQTVSKTGKKTAFWDAEPANKEPVASAVSS